A segment of the Chryseobacterium scophthalmum genome:
AACGTCAACATTCGCATTTCTAATGTCTTCAATAGTCTGGAAAACCTCATCTTTTTCTTCACCTAAACCAAGCATCAATCCGGTTTTTGTTCTGTTCTGTCCTGCTTCTTTTAAATATCTTAAAACTTCAAGACTTCTTTCGTATTTCGCCTGAATTCTCACTTCTCTTGTCAAACGTTTTACCGTTTCCATATTGTGAGATATCACTTCCGGAGCAACATCTACCAATCTGTCTAAGTGTTTAGTCAAACCTTGAAAATCGGGAATCAAAGTTTCCATCGTTGTTCCCGGAGAAATTCTTCTTACTGCATTTACAGTTTCACCCCAAAGAATAGAACCCATATCTTTCAAATCGTCACGATCAACAGAAGTTAAAACAGCGTGTTTGATCTTCATTAATTTAATTGAACGAGCCACTTTTTCAGGTTCATCCCAGTTTACATCCATTGGTTTTCCGGTTTTCACACCACAAAATCCACAACTTCTTGTACAGATATTTCCTAAAATCATGAAAGTTGCCGTTCCTTCTCCCCAACATTCACCCATATTTGGGCAGCTTCCACTTTGGCAAATTGTATTTAATTTATATTTATCAACCAAAGTCCTCAATTCTCTGTAATTCTTTCCGGTAGGAAGTTTTACACGAATCCATTTTGGTTTTTGAACGGTAGTATCTTGAACTAAATTCTCCATTTATCTCTCAAATTGAGGTTCAAAGTTAGTGATTTTTTTATCGAAACAATCAAAGACAGACATTGATGAAACAGATAATTTTGTAATTTTAAGATTCAATATTTGTTATGAAGACTACAGTTTGCTTTCTATCCATTATTTTCAGTACATTTTGTTTTGCTCAAAAAGAATTTCAACCAAAAGGCTCAACCGTTATTGAAACTGTTGACGGAAATTTGGATGGTGATAAAATTCCGGAGAAAGTAATTGTTTATAACATTACATCCAACAATGATTATGGAGACATTCGAGAAATTCAGATTTTGAAGAAAATTAATAATAAATGGACGGTTTTGGAAAAATCCAGAAATGCAATTTTAAGAAGTAAAGATGGTGGAATGATGGGTGATCCTTATATGAGCACAACCATTGAAAAAGGTATTTTAAACATCACTCATTATGGAGGAAGCAACTGGAAATGGGGAGGCACAGATAAATACAGATTTCAAAACGGACATTTTGAATTAATTGGATTTTCTTCAGAAGGCGGAAAACCCGAAGAATATTGGACTACCATAGATTTTAATCTTTCAACCGGAAAACTAATTTTTAATAAAGAAGTTGTAAATACTAAAGAATACGGAAAATCTAAAAATGAAATTTTCATTAAAAAAGGAATGAAAATTAATCTTCAAAACAGAAATCAAGAGAAGCAAAGAAAAATTATTCTTCCTAAAACGAAGGAAGATGTTTATTTGTAAACATTTTTCGGAAAAGCCTTGTCAAGGTTTTGAACCTTGACAAGGCTCATTAGTTATCCTCAAACTCATTATTTTTCAACAACTCAGCCAAAACTTTTTTTGCTCTCATTACACGAACTTTCGTATTGGCAACAGAAATCCCAAGCTCTTCGGCGATTTCTTTGATACTTTTTTCTTCAAAAAATCTTAATCTGATAATATCCTGATAATTAACGTCTAAAGATTCGATAGTTTTGATGATTTTCTTTTGTTCTTCATCAGAAATCATCAGTTCTTCCGGAGATTTTGCATAATAATTTTTTACTTCATCCAGATTTTCGGTAGGATCTTGATTTTCGCGGCTTTTTCTGCGCCAAAAATCAATAATTGTATTTTGAGCAATCGTAAGAATCCAGGTTTTAAACTGAAAATGAGGATCGTACAAATCCAATTTCGATAAAACTTTTGAAAAAACATTTACCGTAATTTCATCCGCATCATTTTCGTCATGCACTTTCTTCATCACAAAAGAAAAAACATCCAACCAAAAAACATTGATCAGTTTAGTTTGTGCTTTCTGGTCTTTCTCCTTTGCTTTTTGGATGAGAGGAAATAATTGCTCGTCTTTCATTATTAACAAATATAATTGAATTTTGCTAATGAAACAATAAGGGCTGGAAGTTGGATGATGGGTGTTGGAAGTTT
Coding sequences within it:
- the lipA gene encoding lipoyl synthase, which gives rise to MENLVQDTTVQKPKWIRVKLPTGKNYRELRTLVDKYKLNTICQSGSCPNMGECWGEGTATFMILGNICTRSCGFCGVKTGKPMDVNWDEPEKVARSIKLMKIKHAVLTSVDRDDLKDMGSILWGETVNAVRRISPGTTMETLIPDFQGLTKHLDRLVDVAPEVISHNMETVKRLTREVRIQAKYERSLEVLRYLKEAGQNRTKTGLMLGLGEEKDEVFQTIEDIRNANVDVITMGQYLQPTKKHLPVKKFITPEEFDEYGDFARSLGFRHVESSPLVRSSYHAEKHIH
- a CDS encoding RNA polymerase sigma factor, with protein sequence MKDEQLFPLIQKAKEKDQKAQTKLINVFWLDVFSFVMKKVHDENDADEITVNVFSKVLSKLDLYDPHFQFKTWILTIAQNTIIDFWRRKSRENQDPTENLDEVKNYYAKSPEELMISDEEQKKIIKTIESLDVNYQDIIRLRFFEEKSIKEIAEELGISVANTKVRVMRAKKVLAELLKNNEFEDN